Part of the Candidatus Methylacidiphilales bacterium genome is shown below.
TCCCGCTGTTCATGGAACTGGCGAATTTTGCGTCTTTCCAACCAGCGCCACCACATTCCTGAAAGCTTGTTCCAGCCTTTGGCCCAGGCGCTTGCAACGGGGTGGGCGCGGTAGTATTCGGAGCGGTCCAGAATATCGAGGACATAGGTTTTGGTGGTGCGGAAATCGATGTTTTCGATAAAGACCGCGCTGTTGAGGACCGTCATGTCCTTGGCCCAGCGCCGGGCGTTGCTGCGGCCGGCATTGTACTCGGCCAGGGCGAAAATTTCCGGGCGGTCGGCCTGCTGCCAGCGTTTGATGGCGCGGCTCAGATACCAGGAGCCTGCCAGGATGTTCGTTCTTGGATCCAGCAGGTCGGTATCCCTAAACGTCCGGATATTTTGCGACAAAGCCCACTCCCTCCCGGCCTGGGGGGTCACTTGCATCAGTCCACGCTCGCCTGCCAGTCCCGTGGCCTCGGGATCGAAATCACTTTCCCGCCAAATAACGGCGCGGATCAAATCCTCGCTGATCCTCTGCCGTTTCGCGGCTTCCTGGATGAACTCGTTGTATTGGATGTCGTGCTGAAGCTGTTGCCGACCCCAGGCATAGAACAAGGCAACGCCCAGCAGGGGCACAAGAGCCAGCAAAAGAAATAAACGCGTCCGTTTCGGCACAAGCCCAAAATATGTCCGGCGGCGATGAAGGCAAGCTATTCGAGACGTGGCATGAGCATTAAAATTCGCCGGGTCTCGTGATGATGAAATACACGGTAGCGTCATTGTGAGGAGAACGGTGGAGCCGGGCGACGTGGCAATCCAGAGATACATGGATCGCCACGGCCCAGGATGGGCCTCGCGAAGACGAGCCGTCAGGGGGGCGCCATGCCTGTTTGCATCGATACCTCCGTTGCAAAATTCCGGACGGCTTGTAGAGTCGGCTTTCCATGAACCCCGACACCTCTCCGGCCAAGCCCCGTTATGTGCGGGTCGTACCGGAACTGGCTTTGGACCGTCAGT
Proteins encoded:
- a CDS encoding lytic transglycosylase domain-containing protein; translation: MPKRTRLFLLLALVPLLGVALFYAWGRQQLQHDIQYNEFIQEAAKRQRISEDLIRAVIWRESDFDPEATGLAGERGLMQVTPQAGREWALSQNIRTFRDTDLLDPRTNILAGSWYLSRAIKRWQQADRPEIFALAEYNAGRSNARRWAKDMTVLNSAVFIENIDFRTTKTYVLDILDRSEYYRAHPVASAWAKGWNKLSGMWWRWLERRKIRQFHEQRDT